Proteins encoded within one genomic window of Thiothrix litoralis:
- a CDS encoding 2OG-Fe(II) oxygenase family protein, giving the protein MTDTRPPLQTLREISPNSFIFEKRDALPGFLCDNMVERFEQNLADQYAGRIGQDMGSNQSVKKTTDIFVSGDDKPHWKDVDNNLHRSLALALREFRETFPYFKSPFKDMGYNLQRYQPGEYYHWHIDGGSHQFAMRQLVALWYLNDVPVEAGGSTDFLLQNLSVQPEKGKLVLFPPFWTHEHRAGLIKSGVKYIATTWVIFA; this is encoded by the coding sequence ATGACTGATACTCGTCCGCCACTGCAAACTCTGCGTGAAATCTCCCCCAATTCTTTCATTTTTGAAAAGCGTGATGCGTTGCCGGGTTTTCTGTGCGACAACATGGTGGAGCGTTTCGAGCAAAATCTGGCTGACCAATACGCCGGGCGTATCGGGCAAGATATGGGTAGCAATCAGAGTGTGAAAAAAACCACCGACATTTTTGTCAGTGGCGATGACAAGCCGCACTGGAAGGACGTGGATAACAATCTGCACCGTTCACTGGCGTTGGCTTTACGTGAGTTCCGCGAAACCTTCCCGTATTTCAAAAGCCCATTCAAGGATATGGGCTATAACCTGCAACGTTACCAACCGGGTGAGTATTACCACTGGCATATCGACGGCGGTAGCCATCAATTTGCAATGCGTCAACTGGTGGCGTTGTGGTATTTGAATGATGTGCCGGTTGAAGCGGGTGGTTCCACCGACTTTTTGCTCCAGAACCTGAGTGTGCAGCCAGAAAAGGGCAAGCTGGTGTTGTTTCCGCCTTTTTGGACACATGAACACAGGGCAGGGTTGATCAAGTCCGGGGTGAAATACATTGCGACCACTTGGGTGATTTTTGCCTGA
- a CDS encoding sulfite exporter TauE/SafE family protein, which yields MSLLLILLALGAVVGFFAGLFGVGGGGIMVPALTTLFVSKGFPPDQVVHLALGTSMAAIVMTSFSSLRAHHAKGAVLWPVVRHVTPGILLGTFAATFLATYLSSRHLAIFFACFMGYVALQMILNAKPKPHRELPGAMGLASVGAGIGAVSALVAIGGGSLSVPYLTWCNVNIRNAIATSAAIGLPIALAGTLGYLFNGWGQAGLPTYTLGFIYWPAVMVISLVSYFTTPFGANLAHSLPIPILKKGFALLLVLLSLKMLHSVL from the coding sequence ATGAGTTTGCTGTTGATATTGCTAGCATTGGGCGCTGTCGTCGGGTTCTTTGCCGGGTTATTTGGTGTTGGGGGTGGCGGTATCATGGTTCCTGCCCTGACTACGCTGTTTGTGAGTAAAGGTTTTCCGCCGGATCAGGTGGTGCATTTAGCGCTGGGAACTTCCATGGCGGCGATTGTCATGACTTCCTTTTCGAGTCTGCGGGCGCACCATGCCAAAGGCGCGGTGCTGTGGCCGGTAGTGCGTCACGTGACGCCGGGTATTTTGCTGGGAACGTTTGCAGCGACTTTTTTGGCGACCTATCTTTCTTCACGGCATTTGGCGATTTTCTTTGCCTGTTTTATGGGCTATGTTGCTTTGCAAATGATTTTGAATGCCAAGCCTAAGCCGCATCGTGAATTGCCGGGTGCAATGGGGTTGGCGTCGGTTGGAGCGGGTATCGGGGCAGTGTCTGCGCTGGTGGCGATTGGTGGTGGTTCGCTTTCCGTGCCTTATCTGACGTGGTGTAACGTCAATATCCGTAATGCAATTGCAACTTCCGCTGCCATTGGTTTGCCGATTGCATTGGCGGGGACGCTGGGGTATTTGTTCAATGGTTGGGGGCAGGCGGGCTTACCAACCTACACCTTGGGCTTCATTTACTGGCCTGCGGTTATGGTGATTTCACTGGTCAGTTATTTTACTACGCCGTTTGGGGCGAATTTGGCGCATTCCTTGCCGATACCGATTCTGAAGAAAGGCTTTGCGCTGTTGCTGGTGTTGTTGAGCCTGAAGATGCTGCATTCGGTGCTGTAA
- a CDS encoding Uma2 family endonuclease — MGALPKSSYMSPAEYLQWENSRGDDEKYEYVDGQVYAMAGASRAHNRIAMKLTNLLFNHLEGGSCEVYQSDRKVGIRSLETNRYYYPDVQVSCEEETDPYYNTLPCLIIEVLSDSTAYKDRTEKLAAYRLFVSLQEYVLCSQDTPHIEVYRRSTEWAREIYTAGQVLTLASVGLDVAVDDVYRFLM, encoded by the coding sequence GTGGGTGCATTACCGAAATCCAGCTATATGTCTCCCGCTGAGTATTTGCAGTGGGAAAACAGTCGTGGTGATGATGAAAAATACGAATACGTCGACGGGCAGGTTTACGCGATGGCGGGAGCCAGCCGGGCACATAACCGTATTGCCATGAAGTTGACCAATTTGTTGTTCAATCACCTGGAGGGTGGTTCGTGTGAGGTGTACCAGTCCGACAGGAAGGTGGGCATCCGTTCGCTGGAAACCAACCGTTATTACTACCCGGATGTACAAGTCAGTTGCGAGGAAGAAACCGACCCTTATTACAATACATTGCCGTGCCTGATTATCGAGGTGTTGTCAGACAGCACGGCCTACAAGGATCGTACCGAGAAGTTGGCAGCTTACCGCTTGTTTGTGAGTTTGCAGGAATACGTGTTGTGTTCGCAGGATACGCCACATATCGAGGTGTACCGCCGCTCCACTGAATGGGCACGGGAAATTTACACGGCGGGGCAGGTGTTGACGTTGGCATCGGTCGGGCTGGATGTGGCAGTGGATGATGTTTACAGATTTTTGATGTGA